A genomic segment from Pyrodictium occultum encodes:
- a CDS encoding 6-pyruvoyl trahydropterin synthase family protein produces the protein MFRVKACTMFSAAHRIEGHPRCGRVHGHNYRVCIVLREDRPMGIDLDELEKWLRENVYSKFDHRYLNSVLAEGGGELPVVTSEDLAVLVARGLEERFPGRVELVEVCETEDLCASYQP, from the coding sequence GTGTTCAGGGTTAAGGCGTGCACGATGTTCTCAGCGGCCCACCGGATAGAGGGCCACCCCCGCTGCGGGCGGGTGCATGGGCACAACTATAGGGTCTGCATAGTGCTCCGGGAGGACAGGCCCATGGGGATAGACCTGGACGAGCTGGAGAAGTGGCTGCGCGAGAACGTCTACAGCAAGTTCGACCACCGGTACCTCAACAGTGTTCTCGCCGAGGGCGGCGGGGAGCTGCCGGTGGTGACCAGCGAGGATCTCGCCGTCCTGGTGGCCCGCGGCCTAGAGGAGAGGTTCCCCGGGAGGGTGGAGCTTGTCGAGGTCTGCGAGACAGAGGATCTCTGCGCAAGCTACCAGCCCTAG
- a CDS encoding NAD(P)/FAD-dependent oxidoreductase has translation MAQSTGGREGSGSPEPERHDIIVIGAGMAGLTAALYLARQGVDVLVVSKDLGGQLLQATVIENYPGIEAIKGVDLAMKVEKQARTFGAKFRYGELITRIERLEDGSFLLESARGSRYQAEAVILAFGKTPKRMNVPGEDEYDGRGVSYCTICDGPLYRGKNTAVVGIGDQGLEAVALLAGLCPRVYYVTPTKLFGDPDLVARVRSAENVTILEKHEPVRVLGDGRRVAGLVVRDKETGEEKTLEVEGVFVELGYEAKTEFVKHLVDLNENGEIVTDCMGATRTPGLFAAGDVTHIPFKQAVISAGDGAKAALAAFNYLQKRRGRNVEIKGDWKKTGRVKPKVQLRVGLKKRKEQ, from the coding sequence ATGGCGCAGAGTACTGGGGGAAGGGAGGGCTCCGGGTCCCCGGAGCCGGAGAGGCACGACATAATAGTGATAGGGGCGGGCATGGCTGGGCTCACGGCCGCCCTCTACCTGGCTAGGCAGGGTGTCGACGTGCTCGTGGTCAGCAAGGACCTCGGGGGCCAGCTGCTCCAGGCCACGGTCATAGAGAACTACCCGGGTATTGAGGCTATAAAGGGCGTAGACCTGGCCATGAAGGTGGAGAAGCAGGCCAGGACCTTTGGGGCCAAGTTCAGGTACGGGGAGCTTATAACTAGGATAGAGAGGCTTGAGGACGGCAGCTTCCTCCTCGAGAGCGCTAGGGGCAGCCGCTACCAGGCCGAGGCGGTCATCCTAGCCTTCGGCAAGACCCCGAAGAGGATGAACGTCCCCGGGGAGGACGAGTACGATGGCCGCGGGGTGAGCTACTGCACTATCTGCGACGGGCCCCTCTACCGGGGCAAGAACACGGCGGTGGTGGGGATAGGCGACCAGGGGCTCGAGGCCGTGGCGCTCCTCGCCGGGCTCTGCCCCCGCGTATACTACGTGACCCCCACCAAGCTCTTCGGCGACCCCGACCTGGTGGCCAGGGTGCGCAGCGCCGAGAACGTGACCATACTGGAGAAGCATGAGCCTGTCCGCGTCCTAGGCGACGGCAGGAGGGTCGCCGGGCTCGTGGTGCGGGACAAGGAGACCGGCGAGGAGAAGACCCTGGAGGTGGAGGGCGTGTTCGTGGAGCTGGGCTACGAGGCCAAGACGGAGTTCGTGAAGCACCTAGTAGACCTTAACGAGAACGGGGAGATAGTCACCGACTGCATGGGGGCAACCAGGACGCCGGGCCTCTTCGCGGCCGGCGACGTGACCCATATACCCTTCAAGCAGGCCGTGATCTCGGCGGGCGATGGAGCCAAGGCCGCGCTGGCCGCGTTCAACTATCTGCAGAAGAGGCGGGGCAGGAACGTGGAGATAAAGGGCGACTGGAAGAAAACCGGCCGCGTTAAGCCGAAGGTACAGCTCCGCGTGGGCCTCAAGAAGAGGAAGGAGCAGTAG
- a CDS encoding ABC transporter permease, which translates to MAAEEVYEKKLLDHMSDLMLAGLAAVADRIRPGWSTRNRGRLEEWRLMLYTLNRSPLGLLGLLLAAVFVVLALLGPSIAPLGYDTQLFLCDSHARLAPPGTVVHIPDNAFCRSLGLHPGNFTMLLGGDDYGRDLWSRILYGARTSFIVAVIVMAVGPWIGIALGLVAGYYGGVVDEAVMRLTDIFLAFPGMILAIAFSAVLPYRIQDLLQAHPHLADFLRMLFAVKPKDEPALASLLSVIIALWLVWWPGYARLARGMVLSTKENTYVEAARALGVPTRRILFSHILPNIAGPLLVFLTIDFGGVILTEAGLSFLGLGAVPPLADWGRIIYDGSQYFPDSWWLVFFPGLMIFLTVFGFNLLGDALRDIMDPRVRRSIEFKVKRRAGAASPVGEAEAVAEEWTRGEEGG; encoded by the coding sequence TTGGCGGCGGAGGAGGTGTATGAGAAGAAGCTCCTGGACCACATGTCCGACCTGATGCTGGCCGGGCTGGCCGCGGTGGCCGACAGGATCCGCCCGGGCTGGAGCACGAGGAACCGGGGGAGGCTGGAAGAGTGGAGGCTGATGCTCTACACGCTGAACCGCTCCCCCCTCGGGCTCCTCGGCCTGCTCCTAGCCGCGGTATTCGTCGTGCTCGCCCTGCTCGGCCCCAGCATAGCGCCCCTAGGGTATGACACCCAGCTCTTCCTCTGCGACAGCCACGCGAGGCTCGCGCCGCCGGGCACGGTGGTGCACATACCCGATAACGCGTTCTGCCGGAGCCTCGGGCTCCACCCGGGCAACTTCACCATGCTCCTGGGCGGCGACGACTACGGTAGAGACCTCTGGAGCAGGATCCTCTACGGCGCCCGCACCAGCTTCATAGTCGCGGTCATAGTCATGGCTGTGGGCCCCTGGATAGGGATAGCGCTGGGCCTGGTGGCCGGCTACTACGGCGGCGTGGTGGACGAGGCTGTAATGAGGCTCACCGACATATTCCTCGCGTTCCCCGGCATGATACTGGCTATAGCGTTCTCCGCCGTGCTGCCCTACAGGATCCAGGACCTGCTCCAGGCCCACCCGCACCTGGCGGACTTCCTCCGCATGCTCTTCGCGGTCAAGCCCAAGGACGAGCCGGCTCTGGCCAGCCTGCTCTCGGTGATAATCGCGCTCTGGCTGGTCTGGTGGCCCGGCTACGCGAGGCTCGCCAGGGGCATGGTGCTGAGCACGAAGGAGAACACGTACGTCGAGGCGGCTAGGGCGCTGGGCGTGCCGACTAGGAGGATACTCTTCAGCCACATACTCCCCAACATAGCCGGGCCCCTGCTGGTGTTCCTAACGATAGACTTCGGCGGCGTGATACTGACGGAGGCCGGGCTCAGCTTCCTGGGCCTCGGCGCGGTGCCGCCGCTGGCGGACTGGGGCAGGATAATCTACGACGGCTCCCAGTACTTCCCCGACAGCTGGTGGCTGGTGTTCTTCCCGGGCCTGATGATATTCCTCACGGTGTTCGGCTTCAACCTGCTGGGCGACGCTCTACGGGACATAATGGACCCGAGGGTGAGGCGGAGCATAGAGTTCAAGGTGAAGAGGAGGGCTGGGGCCGCGAGCCCGGTCGGGGAGGCGGAGGCCGTAGCCGAGGAGTGGACCCGAGGTGAGGAGGGTGGCTGA
- the gcvH gene encoding glycine cleavage system protein GcvH — MAEEIRVGNYIVLRDRLYTRTDEWAKREDGVVVVGITDYAQKKLRDIVGVELPEPGSRVKAGEAVGSIESVKAAADIYAPVSGEVVEVNERLYDEPELVNKDPYGEGWMFKIRISDESELEKLLTPEQYAEKIRREEEGH; from the coding sequence TTGGCCGAGGAGATACGTGTGGGCAACTACATAGTGCTCCGGGACAGGCTCTACACGAGGACCGATGAGTGGGCTAAGAGGGAGGACGGCGTTGTAGTGGTAGGGATAACCGACTATGCGCAGAAGAAGCTGCGCGACATAGTGGGCGTGGAGCTGCCGGAGCCGGGCTCCAGGGTGAAGGCGGGCGAGGCGGTGGGGAGCATAGAGTCGGTGAAGGCCGCCGCCGACATCTACGCCCCCGTCTCCGGGGAGGTTGTCGAGGTTAACGAGAGGCTCTACGACGAGCCCGAGCTTGTCAACAAGGATCCCTACGGGGAGGGCTGGATGTTCAAGATAAGGATAAGCGATGAGAGCGAGCTCGAGAAGCTGCTTACGCCGGAGCAGTACGCGGAAAAGATACGCAGGGAGGAGGAGGGCCACTAG
- a CDS encoding NADH-quinone oxidoreductase subunit C translates to MQELEELLAGLAQRVEERQGVKVAIVEPSRLREAAERLREAGYDYLLMVSGVDEPKQGRMRIVYHITRSSNPSELVALEVMVPRDDPRVPSVYDIYPAAQIQEREEHEMLGIVFEGNPDLRHLLLPEDWPEGVYPLRKDFHVAEEPYISSKPSKPIWVLKPELKPGGEAGAGEGGGKG, encoded by the coding sequence TTGCAGGAGCTAGAGGAGCTCCTAGCGGGCCTAGCTCAGCGTGTCGAGGAGCGCCAGGGAGTGAAGGTGGCTATCGTGGAGCCTAGCCGGCTCCGCGAGGCTGCGGAGAGGCTGCGGGAGGCCGGCTACGACTACCTCCTCATGGTCAGCGGGGTGGATGAGCCAAAGCAGGGGAGGATGAGAATAGTCTACCATATAACGAGGAGCAGCAACCCCTCCGAGCTAGTCGCCCTCGAGGTCATGGTGCCGCGTGACGACCCCCGCGTGCCCTCGGTATACGACATCTACCCGGCGGCGCAGATCCAGGAGAGGGAGGAGCACGAGATGCTGGGCATAGTGTTCGAGGGCAACCCGGACCTCCGCCACCTGCTCCTCCCCGAGGACTGGCCCGAGGGTGTCTACCCGCTCCGCAAGGACTTCCACGTGGCCGAGGAGCCCTACATATCCTCCAAGCCGAGCAAGCCGATATGGGTGCTGAAGCCCGAGCTGAAGCCCGGCGGCGAAGCCGGGGCTGGAGAGGGAGGCGGAAAAGGCTGA
- a CDS encoding prephenate dehydratase produces MVGPRWGAIVRVAFLGPEHSFTHMAAERLFPGAEYIACRSITEVFRAVEGYEADYGVVPVENSLEGPVGETLDNLASTMLHVYAALEARISLVLAGRRGAPRLYGHPHALREAARSLDRLAPGVERVAVSSTSEAARRAAEEGALCVCSHRAAAAHGLEVLAESVEDGPNYTRFIALAWRDQPERGERTSIITAVPDEPGSLYRLLEPFASHGVNLKMIYSRPIHGKPWHYNFYIDMEGSRLDERVAEALEEARERSLFLRVLGSYPVLRGP; encoded by the coding sequence GTGGTGGGCCCCCGGTGGGGCGCTATTGTTCGCGTCGCCTTCCTAGGCCCGGAGCACAGCTTCACCCACATGGCTGCCGAGAGGCTCTTCCCCGGCGCCGAGTACATTGCGTGCAGGAGCATAACCGAGGTCTTCAGGGCTGTAGAGGGCTACGAGGCCGACTACGGCGTCGTCCCCGTGGAGAACAGCCTCGAGGGGCCCGTGGGCGAGACGCTCGACAACCTGGCCTCCACGATGCTCCACGTCTACGCCGCGCTCGAGGCCAGGATAAGCCTCGTCCTAGCCGGCCGGCGGGGCGCTCCGAGGCTCTACGGGCACCCTCACGCGCTGCGGGAGGCGGCCAGGAGCCTCGACAGGCTCGCCCCCGGCGTGGAGAGGGTGGCGGTCTCGAGCACCTCCGAGGCCGCCCGCCGCGCCGCGGAGGAGGGGGCGCTGTGCGTCTGCAGCCACCGGGCAGCGGCGGCCCACGGCCTGGAGGTGCTCGCCGAGAGCGTCGAGGACGGCCCCAACTACACCAGGTTCATAGCGCTGGCGTGGAGGGACCAGCCGGAGAGGGGGGAGAGGACGAGCATCATAACAGCGGTGCCGGATGAGCCTGGCAGCCTCTACAGGCTGCTCGAGCCCTTCGCCAGCCACGGGGTGAACCTGAAGATGATCTACTCCAGGCCCATCCACGGCAAGCCTTGGCACTACAACTTCTACATAGACATGGAGGGCAGCAGGCTCGATGAGAGGGTGGCGGAGGCCCTGGAGGAGGCCCGGGAGAGGAGCCTCTTCCTCCGCGTCCTGGGCAGCTACCCGGTGCTCCGCGGCCCCTAG
- a CDS encoding ABC transporter ATP-binding protein, giving the protein MFPGEEPLVVAHHLAKYFPVKGLFFTRGWVRAVDDVSFIVPRGKTMGLVGESGSGKTTTGRLVLRLIEPTRGTVFFEGRDVFKLKGRELKWFRRQAQIVFQDPYSSLNPRMTVYDILTEPLRVHGIEVDDTYSYVVKLLEEVGLNESHVYRYPHEFSGGQRQRIAIARVMVLKPKFIVLDEPTSALDVSVQAQILNMLKELQAKYGLTYLFISHDLGVIRYMSNYIAVMYLGKIVELGPAEEVFEKPLHPYTEMLLSAIPVPDPERARSRKRVRIEGEPPSPINPPPGCRFHPRCWKRLDHCSREEPPLVEAEKGHYVACWLYARR; this is encoded by the coding sequence CTGTTCCCCGGCGAGGAGCCGCTGGTGGTAGCCCATCACCTGGCCAAGTACTTCCCCGTGAAGGGGCTCTTCTTCACCAGGGGCTGGGTGAGGGCGGTAGACGATGTATCCTTCATAGTGCCCCGCGGCAAGACGATGGGCCTTGTGGGGGAGAGCGGGAGCGGGAAGACCACCACGGGCCGGCTGGTGCTCAGGCTGATAGAGCCTACGAGGGGCACCGTGTTCTTCGAGGGCCGCGACGTGTTCAAGCTGAAGGGGAGGGAGCTGAAGTGGTTCCGCAGGCAGGCGCAGATAGTGTTCCAGGACCCCTATAGCAGCCTCAACCCCCGGATGACCGTCTACGATATCCTCACCGAGCCCCTCCGGGTCCACGGTATAGAGGTTGACGACACATACAGCTACGTGGTGAAGCTGCTCGAGGAGGTGGGGCTGAACGAGAGCCACGTCTACCGCTACCCCCACGAGTTCAGCGGCGGGCAGCGCCAGAGGATAGCAATAGCCAGGGTGATGGTGCTCAAGCCCAAGTTCATAGTGCTCGATGAGCCCACCAGCGCGCTCGACGTCTCGGTGCAGGCCCAGATACTCAACATGCTGAAGGAGCTGCAGGCGAAGTACGGGCTGACCTACCTCTTCATAAGCCACGACCTGGGGGTTATACGCTACATGAGCAACTACATAGCCGTCATGTACCTGGGCAAGATCGTTGAGCTGGGGCCGGCGGAGGAGGTGTTCGAGAAGCCCCTGCACCCCTACACGGAGATGCTGCTCTCCGCCATACCTGTCCCTGACCCGGAGAGGGCTAGGAGCAGGAAGCGGGTGAGGATCGAGGGGGAGCCGCCGAGCCCCATCAACCCGCCGCCGGGCTGCAGGTTCCACCCCAGGTGCTGGAAGCGCCTCGACCACTGCAGCCGCGAGGAGCCGCCGCTGGTCGAGGCCGAGAAGGGCCACTATGTCGCGTGCTGGCTCTACGCCCGCCGCTAG
- a CDS encoding NADH-quinone oxidoreductase subunit B, with protein MESRMYQYRDWRRGLILVGNLEEAAEKAARWLVEKTPIKTLRDWATSFSLWPVHLTTSCCGAEFAALYAPKYDAERLGSLPFTHARNTNLVIIEGTLTRKMARVARITWEQMPWPKFVIAMGACALTGGLFYNSYNVVLAHEVLPVDYYVPGCPPPPEAVAHALVKLQQKVRQGKWRPRDVEDKSKLKELMEPMYRRAEEYQRVVAEQRLLAEG; from the coding sequence GTGGAGAGCCGCATGTACCAGTACCGGGATTGGAGGCGCGGCCTCATACTGGTGGGGAACCTCGAGGAGGCTGCTGAGAAGGCGGCGCGCTGGCTGGTGGAGAAGACCCCTATCAAGACTCTCCGGGACTGGGCTACCAGCTTCAGCCTCTGGCCGGTGCACCTCACCACCAGCTGCTGCGGCGCCGAGTTCGCCGCCCTCTACGCGCCCAAGTACGACGCTGAGAGGCTGGGTAGCCTGCCCTTCACCCACGCGCGGAACACCAACCTGGTGATTATAGAGGGGACGCTCACCAGGAAGATGGCCAGGGTTGCAAGGATAACCTGGGAGCAGATGCCCTGGCCCAAGTTCGTGATAGCTATGGGGGCGTGCGCGCTCACCGGCGGCCTATTCTACAACAGCTACAATGTAGTGTTGGCCCACGAGGTGCTCCCCGTCGACTACTACGTGCCGGGCTGCCCGCCGCCGCCCGAGGCCGTCGCCCACGCGCTGGTGAAGCTGCAGCAGAAGGTCAGGCAGGGCAAGTGGAGGCCCAGGGACGTCGAGGACAAGAGCAAGCTGAAGGAGCTCATGGAGCCCATGTACAGGAGGGCTGAGGAGTACCAGCGTGTTGTCGCCGAGCAGCGGCTCCTGGCGGAGGGGTAG
- the ndhC gene encoding NADH-quinone oxidoreductase subunit A, translating to MAAGYADAIVSIAAVLVLVPASIILAYLLLSRATRGPEHVFKRLRFEAGNPPGGEARVPTLYQYLGYILIFIALDPVFMLLFVLPAAGGRRYQVAFLVLASVAAILPPIVYAVRYARRREYWGLP from the coding sequence TTGGCCGCGGGCTATGCCGACGCTATAGTGTCTATAGCAGCTGTCCTCGTGCTCGTACCCGCCAGCATTATCCTCGCCTACCTGCTCCTCTCCCGGGCCACGCGGGGCCCGGAGCACGTCTTCAAGAGGCTCCGTTTCGAGGCCGGCAACCCGCCCGGCGGGGAGGCTAGGGTTCCGACGCTCTACCAGTACCTGGGCTACATACTCATATTCATAGCGCTTGACCCCGTGTTCATGCTGCTCTTCGTCCTCCCGGCGGCAGGGGGGAGGAGGTACCAGGTGGCTTTCCTCGTCCTAGCCTCGGTGGCGGCAATACTCCCGCCCATAGTGTACGCCGTAAGATATGCCAGGAGGCGGGAGTACTGGGGCCTGCCCTAG
- a CDS encoding ABC transporter ATP-binding protein has protein sequence MRRVAERRRLDCRDPIILVRGLRVNFYTYAGVVKAIDGVSFCIERGETYCLVGETGCGKSVTSRALTRLIKPPGRIEGGEIIYYPEPGKPVNIMELGEEELQRIRGREIAYVFQDPGAALDPLYTVGYQVSETMLVHGIIRRIKDGFQRAVELLRKTLITDPEKRVRSYPHELSGGMKQRSVISISLSTKPKLLVADEPTTALDTTVQAEIMDLLRRLKKEEGLTLLLITHNMGLVAEMCDRVAVMYAGQIVEEAPVDEIFKNPLHPYTRALLRAIPDPSRSVEKLESIPGTVPNLVNPPPGCRFHPRCPEAMPVCTRRPPVLRMGDRHYVACWLYAGKGRSGGGGA, from the coding sequence GTGAGGAGGGTGGCTGAGCGGAGGAGGCTCGACTGCAGGGACCCGATTATACTGGTGAGGGGGCTCCGCGTCAACTTCTACACCTACGCCGGCGTAGTTAAGGCTATCGACGGGGTGAGCTTCTGCATAGAGAGGGGTGAGACCTACTGCCTGGTCGGGGAGACCGGCTGCGGTAAGAGCGTGACCAGCCGCGCCCTCACCAGGCTCATAAAGCCGCCGGGGAGGATAGAGGGGGGCGAGATAATCTACTACCCCGAGCCCGGCAAGCCCGTGAACATCATGGAGCTAGGCGAGGAGGAGCTGCAGAGGATAAGGGGCAGGGAGATAGCCTACGTGTTCCAGGACCCTGGCGCCGCGCTTGACCCTCTCTACACGGTCGGCTACCAGGTCTCCGAGACCATGCTAGTCCACGGCATAATTAGGAGGATAAAGGACGGGTTCCAGAGGGCCGTGGAGCTGCTGAGGAAGACGCTGATCACCGACCCGGAGAAGAGGGTCCGGTCCTACCCCCACGAGCTCAGCGGCGGCATGAAGCAGAGGAGCGTGATAAGCATAAGCCTCTCCACTAAGCCGAAGCTCCTAGTGGCGGACGAGCCCACAACGGCCCTCGACACGACGGTGCAGGCGGAGATAATGGACCTGCTCCGCAGACTCAAGAAGGAGGAGGGGCTGACGCTCCTCCTAATAACCCACAACATGGGCCTAGTGGCGGAGATGTGCGACCGTGTAGCGGTAATGTACGCGGGCCAGATAGTGGAGGAGGCCCCCGTCGACGAGATATTCAAGAACCCGCTGCACCCCTACACCAGGGCGCTGCTGAGGGCCATACCAGACCCCTCTAGGAGCGTTGAGAAGCTCGAGTCGATACCCGGCACCGTGCCCAACCTGGTGAACCCGCCTCCGGGCTGCAGGTTCCACCCACGCTGCCCCGAGGCTATGCCGGTCTGCACGCGGCGGCCCCCCGTGCTCAGGATGGGGGACCGCCACTACGTGGCATGCTGGCTCTACGCGGGCAAGGGCAGGAGCGGGGGTGGCGGGGCGTGA
- a CDS encoding 7-carboxy-7-deazaguanine synthase QueE: protein MSRSARQRISAQATSPRLRVSELFLSLQGEGPFTGMRALFIRLAGCNLRCPFCDTKYSLDPRAGRPVELEEVLARVEELKPSLVVATGGEPLLQRRALNALAERLHERGYTLQLETNGTLPAPEAGEPLYRAYHVVSPKDVPVAVPGARTHPSWVSYARETGRAWFKFLVSGEEHVKAVERYVEENGIPRERVYLMPLTSEDMGPEELLEAHRRVAGLALGSGFNFSPRLHLLLGLR, encoded by the coding sequence TTGTCGAGGTCTGCGAGACAGAGGATCTCTGCGCAAGCTACCAGCCCTAGGCTCCGCGTCTCCGAGCTCTTCCTGAGCCTCCAGGGGGAGGGCCCCTTCACGGGCATGAGGGCCCTCTTCATAAGGCTCGCCGGCTGCAATCTCCGCTGCCCCTTCTGCGACACCAAGTACAGCCTCGACCCCAGGGCCGGCAGGCCGGTGGAGCTGGAGGAGGTGCTGGCTAGGGTGGAGGAGCTGAAGCCCAGCCTGGTGGTCGCGACGGGAGGGGAGCCGCTGCTCCAGCGCCGGGCTCTCAACGCGCTGGCGGAGCGGCTCCACGAGCGGGGCTACACGCTGCAGCTTGAGACCAACGGGACGCTGCCGGCCCCGGAGGCGGGGGAGCCCCTCTACAGGGCCTACCACGTGGTCTCCCCGAAGGACGTGCCCGTGGCGGTGCCGGGGGCCAGGACGCACCCTAGCTGGGTGAGCTACGCCAGGGAGACTGGCAGGGCCTGGTTCAAGTTCCTCGTCTCCGGCGAGGAGCACGTGAAGGCTGTGGAGAGGTACGTCGAGGAGAACGGCATCCCCCGGGAGAGGGTCTACCTGATGCCCCTGACGTCCGAGGACATGGGGCCGGAGGAGCTGCTGGAGGCCCACCGCCGGGTGGCCGGGCTGGCCCTCGGCAGCGGGTTCAACTTCAGCCCACGGCTCCACCTTCTCCTAGGCCTCCGCTAG
- a CDS encoding ABC transporter permease, whose translation MADLRRFIARRFLTFVPTIIGVTLLVYIIAAVIPANPARLWAGGQKASPEVVERLIREYHLNDPWYIQYYYFMKNLFFGNPVSPVTHNNVWSEITDRFLTVTLPLTLLAFVLIVVIGVPLGVLAAIKRDTAVDMVIRGLALVGLSTPIFWLAYLMIFVLYPHGLVTLAGMPTPSYRITGVPLVDALLKLDPHYLGLMLKRLWLPAFMLAYPGIGVITRLVRNSFLDAYSRDYVDFMEARGFPRRRVYLHVLRNSLSPIVTVLGLQFGGLLAGAPITETIFGLPGLGLYMLQAIENFDYMSLTASVLLVAFIYTSVNLVVDVLYAVIDPRVRY comes from the coding sequence GTGGCGGACCTAAGGAGGTTCATCGCGCGTAGGTTCCTAACCTTCGTGCCCACCATTATAGGGGTGACTCTCCTCGTCTACATTATAGCTGCTGTTATACCGGCTAACCCTGCGAGGCTGTGGGCGGGCGGGCAGAAGGCCTCGCCGGAGGTCGTGGAGAGGCTTATCCGGGAGTACCATCTGAACGACCCCTGGTACATCCAGTACTACTACTTCATGAAGAACTTGTTCTTCGGCAACCCCGTGAGCCCTGTGACCCACAACAACGTGTGGAGCGAGATCACGGACCGGTTCCTCACGGTCACTCTGCCCCTCACGCTCCTAGCCTTCGTGCTGATAGTTGTTATTGGTGTTCCCCTGGGGGTGTTGGCGGCGATTAAGAGGGACACCGCGGTCGACATGGTTATCCGGGGCCTGGCCCTGGTCGGGCTCTCTACGCCGATCTTCTGGCTGGCCTACTTGATGATATTCGTCCTGTACCCCCACGGGCTCGTGACCCTGGCGGGTATGCCGACGCCCAGCTACCGTATCACGGGCGTGCCCCTCGTGGACGCGCTGCTGAAGCTCGACCCCCACTACCTGGGGCTGATGCTGAAGAGGCTCTGGCTGCCAGCGTTCATGCTAGCCTACCCTGGTATAGGCGTGATAACAAGGCTTGTCCGGAACAGCTTCCTCGACGCGTATAGCAGGGACTACGTGGACTTCATGGAGGCCCGCGGGTTCCCCAGGAGGAGGGTGTACCTGCACGTGCTCCGCAACTCGCTCTCCCCGATAGTCACCGTGCTGGGGCTCCAGTTCGGCGGGCTGCTGGCCGGCGCCCCGATAACCGAGACGATATTCGGCCTGCCCGGGCTCGGGCTCTACATGCTCCAGGCTATAGAGAACTTCGACTACATGTCCCTGACCGCGTCCGTGCTCCTAGTAGCCTTCATCTACACCTCGGTCAACCTCGTGGTGGACGTGCTCTACGCGGTGATAGACCCGAGGGTAAGGTATTGA